In the genome of Candidatus Margulisiibacteriota bacterium, one region contains:
- the rpsJ gene encoding 30S ribosomal protein S10 gives MKKQRIRIKLKAYDHRVLDKSAEKIVDTAKRAGALVSGPIPLPTQKQKWCVLRSPHVDKKSREHFEMRTHKRLIDILEPPPQTVDALMQLDLPAGVDVEIKMD, from the coding sequence ATGAAGAAACAAAGGATCAGGATCAAGTTAAAGGCCTACGATCACCGGGTTCTGGATAAGTCGGCGGAAAAGATAGTGGACACGGCCAAACGGGCCGGGGCGCTGGTTTCCGGGCCAATTCCTTTGCCGACCCAGAAGCAAAAATGGTGTGTCCTTCGCTCTCCTCACGTCGACAAAAAATCAAGGGAACATTTTGAAATGCGGACCCACAAGCGCCTGATCGATATCCTGGAGCCGCCGCCGCAAACGGTTGACGCGCTGATGCAGCTCGACCTGCCGGCCGGCGTGGATGTCGAAATAAAAATGGATTAA
- the rplC gene encoding 50S ribosomal protein L3 has product MLGIKKGMTQVYDESGNQLAVTVVEAGPCVVSQIKTVEKEGYAAIQITFGKVKREIRVDDPAEFKVGQEFKVDAYKAGDMIEVSGTTVGKGFAGRIKRYHQHRGPMSHGSKFHRIPGSIGSGTTPGRVWKGKQMAGRMGNCQATNKGLKVIQVIPEKNLILLQGSVPGKRGNKVFIRKA; this is encoded by the coding sequence ATGCTAGGTATAAAAAAAGGAATGACCCAGGTTTATGACGAAAGCGGCAACCAGCTCGCCGTGACGGTTGTGGAGGCGGGCCCGTGCGTCGTTTCCCAGATCAAGACGGTGGAAAAAGAGGGTTACGCCGCGATCCAGATCACCTTTGGCAAAGTGAAGCGGGAGATCAGGGTCGACGATCCGGCCGAATTTAAAGTCGGCCAGGAGTTCAAGGTTGACGCTTATAAGGCTGGCGACATGATCGAAGTTTCCGGCACCACCGTCGGCAAAGGTTTTGCCGGCCGGATCAAGCGCTACCATCAGCATCGCGGTCCCATGTCGCATGGTTCCAAGTTCCACCGGATCCCCGGCTCCATCGGTTCCGGCACCACGCCGGGACGGGTCTGGAAAGGGAAACAGATGGCGGGACGAATGGGGAATTGTCAGGCGACCAATAAAGGGTTGAAAGTGATCCAGGTTATCCCGGAAAAAAATCTGATCCTGCTGCAGGGTTCGGTGCCGGGCAAACGGGGAAATAAAGTTTTCATAAGGAAGGCATAA
- the rplD gene encoding 50S ribosomal protein L4: MEKSKIFNEEKNTAVVHEVVRWLQASARRGTHSAKTRTEVSGGGKKPWKQKGTGRARAGSNRSPLWRKGGVIFPPKPRDYGYALPKKVRSLALRVALSEFNRESKLTVVDDYKLAAAKTKEGVKLLKELGVSGKVTVIHADQDDLAKSVRNIAGVTVARAIDVTVIDLLKSKWLVIDKRSVKILEERLS, translated from the coding sequence GTGGAAAAGAGCAAGATATTCAACGAAGAAAAAAATACCGCGGTCGTGCACGAAGTCGTGCGCTGGCTGCAAGCTTCGGCGCGGCGGGGGACCCATTCGGCCAAGACCCGGACCGAAGTCAGCGGCGGCGGCAAAAAGCCGTGGAAGCAAAAAGGGACCGGACGGGCCCGGGCCGGCAGCAATCGCTCGCCTCTCTGGCGCAAGGGCGGGGTTATTTTTCCTCCCAAGCCGCGCGATTACGGCTACGCTTTGCCGAAGAAGGTTCGCTCTTTGGCCCTGCGGGTCGCTCTTTCGGAGTTTAACCGCGAATCCAAACTAACGGTTGTTGACGACTATAAACTGGCCGCGGCCAAGACCAAAGAAGGGGTCAAGCTGTTGAAGGAGCTTGGGGTCAGCGGCAAGGTCACCGTGATCCACGCTGATCAGGATGACCTGGCCAAATCGGTCCGCAATATCGCCGGAGTGACCGTTGCCCGGGCGATCGACGTCACAGTTATAGATCTGTTGAAATCGAAGTGGCTGGTTATCGATAAGAGATCTGTCAAGATATTAGAGGAGAGATTAAGTTAA
- the rplW gene encoding 50S ribosomal protein L23, translating into MEVENVILGVVVTEKSMGNRPLGGYVFRVNLDATKIMVKQAVERLFKTKVKAVNMVNVRPKRRVVGRSIGETRRWKKAYVTLHSGQTIKELEA; encoded by the coding sequence ATGGAAGTTGAAAACGTAATTTTAGGAGTGGTCGTGACCGAAAAATCGATGGGGAACCGTCCTCTGGGAGGCTATGTTTTTCGCGTTAATCTTGACGCGACGAAGATCATGGTCAAACAGGCGGTTGAACGGCTGTTCAAGACAAAAGTAAAAGCGGTGAACATGGTCAATGTCCGTCCCAAACGCCGGGTCGTCGGCCGCAGCATCGGCGAAACTCGGAGATGGAAAAAAGCTTATGTGACCCTGCATAGCGGACAAACAATAAAGGAGCTGGAAGCGTAA
- the rplB gene encoding 50S ribosomal protein L2, with translation MALKRRNPTSPGTRFQIVDDYSDITKDYPEKKLLARKNQKSGRDWRGFVSMRHRGGGNKKHYRLVDFIRDKDNVAAKVVAIEYDPNRNCRIALIEYSDKIRSYILAPLGLTVGDDIMSGAEADIKPGNALPLSSIPIGTTVHNVEIDPGRGGKLARSAGAGLLLLAKEGNYAIVKMPSGEQRMILISCRATVGQVGNLDAKNVVLGKAGKKRHLGRRPEVRGVVMNPCDHPHGGGEGKSGIGREHPVTPWGKPTLGKKTRKARLRSERFILSRRKK, from the coding sequence ATGGCTTTGAAGAGAAGGAACCCAACCAGTCCCGGAACCAGATTTCAAATTGTCGACGATTATTCGGATATCACCAAGGATTATCCGGAGAAAAAACTACTGGCGAGAAAAAACCAGAAATCAGGCCGCGACTGGCGCGGTTTTGTTTCCATGCGCCATCGGGGCGGCGGCAACAAAAAACATTATCGCCTGGTCGATTTTATCCGCGACAAGGATAATGTCGCCGCCAAAGTGGTGGCGATCGAGTACGATCCCAACCGGAACTGCCGGATCGCGCTGATCGAATATTCGGATAAAATCAGAAGTTATATTCTGGCTCCGCTCGGGTTAACTGTTGGCGACGACATTATGTCCGGGGCCGAAGCCGATATCAAACCGGGCAATGCTTTGCCCCTGTCGTCCATCCCCATCGGGACCACCGTCCACAATGTTGAGATCGATCCGGGCCGCGGCGGCAAATTGGCCCGCTCCGCCGGCGCCGGATTATTGCTGTTGGCAAAAGAGGGAAATTATGCTATTGTGAAGATGCCATCCGGCGAGCAAAGGATGATCCTTATTTCCTGCCGGGCGACTGTCGGCCAGGTTGGGAATCTGGACGCCAAGAACGTTGTTCTTGGTAAAGCCGGCAAGAAGCGGCACTTAGGGCGTCGGCCGGAAGTTCGCGGCGTTGTAATGAATCCCTGCGATCACCCGCACGGTGGTGGCGAGGGTAAGTCCGGCATCGGGAGAGAACATCCTGTTACCCCTTGGGGCAAACCTACTTTGGGTAAGAAAACTAGAAAAGCAAGACTACGCAGTGAGCGATTTATTCTGTCCAGGAGGAAAAAGTAA
- the rpsS gene encoding 30S ribosomal protein S19 has product MARSTHKGPFVEEKLLRKVQKAQATNDKKVIKTWSRSSTVIPDMVGLTLAVHNGNKHIPIYITENYVGHKLGEFAHTRTFRGHSSPANKTESPA; this is encoded by the coding sequence ATGGCGCGTTCGACGCATAAAGGGCCGTTTGTTGAAGAAAAATTGTTGCGCAAGGTCCAAAAGGCCCAGGCGACCAACGATAAAAAAGTGATCAAGACCTGGTCACGGAGCTCGACCGTGATCCCCGATATGGTCGGCCTGACCCTGGCGGTCCATAACGGGAACAAGCATATCCCGATCTACATCACGGAAAATTATGTCGGGCACAAACTGGGCGAATTCGCCCATACCCGGACTTTCCGCGGACACAGTTCGCCGGCCAATAAAACGGAGTCGCCAGCTTAA
- the rplV gene encoding 50S ribosomal protein L22 → MVNVKARSKWVRSSPRKIMRVMDEVRGKSVAEAIALLRFMPQKAARVLEKTVLSAVANARNNYKMDESKLVLGEVFVTKGFVMKRFQPRARGRAFPIQKRTSHVTVSVQEGK, encoded by the coding sequence ATGGTTAACGTAAAAGCCAGATCAAAATGGGTCAGGAGTTCTCCCCGCAAGATCATGCGGGTGATGGACGAAGTTCGCGGAAAATCGGTCGCCGAAGCGATTGCCTTGCTCCGGTTCATGCCGCAAAAAGCGGCGCGGGTGCTGGAAAAGACCGTGCTGTCGGCGGTCGCCAACGCCAGGAATAATTACAAGATGGATGAATCAAAATTAGTGCTGGGAGAAGTTTTCGTGACCAAGGGTTTTGTGATGAAGCGGTTCCAGCCGCGCGCGCGCGGCCGGGCTTTCCCGATCCAAAAGAGAACAAGTCATGTTACTGTCTCCGTGCAGGAGGGGAAATAA
- the rpsC gene encoding 30S ribosomal protein S3, with amino-acid sequence MGQKVHPKGLRLGIIEEWDSVWYADDQSFKKLLQEDIELRSYLKNLLYKAGISRIKILRKANQIEVDLYTAKPGLIIGKGGKEVAALREQLIKKVGKQVQLNVHEESNPDSCAILMAENIAQQLEKRISFRRAMKQGVSRSLRAGSKGIKIMCGGRLDGSEIARSEWYRNGRVPLQTLRARIDYGFAEAMTMYGKIGIKVWIYKGEVLPPAKETKSGPNTIEAKV; translated from the coding sequence ATGGGTCAAAAGGTCCACCCAAAAGGTTTGCGGCTCGGGATCATCGAAGAGTGGGATAGCGTTTGGTACGCCGATGATCAAAGCTTCAAGAAACTGCTTCAGGAAGATATTGAGCTTAGGAGCTACCTGAAAAATTTACTTTACAAAGCGGGGATCTCCCGGATCAAGATCTTGCGGAAAGCCAACCAGATCGAAGTTGATCTTTACACCGCCAAGCCGGGTTTGATCATTGGCAAGGGGGGGAAAGAAGTTGCCGCCCTGCGTGAACAGTTGATCAAAAAAGTCGGCAAACAGGTCCAGCTTAACGTTCACGAGGAATCAAACCCTGATTCCTGCGCGATCTTGATGGCTGAAAACATTGCGCAGCAGCTGGAAAAACGCATTTCCTTCCGCCGGGCGATGAAGCAGGGGGTTTCCAGATCATTGCGCGCCGGTTCCAAAGGGATCAAGATCATGTGCGGCGGCCGGCTTGACGGCTCCGAGATCGCCAGAAGCGAATGGTACCGCAACGGCCGGGTGCCGCTGCAAACTCTGCGCGCCAGGATCGATTATGGTTTTGCCGAGGCGATGACCATGTACGGGAAGATCGGCATTAAAGTTTGGATCTACAAGGGTGAAGTTTTACCGCCGGCAAAGGAGACCAAGAGTGGGCCTAATACCATCGAAGCAAAAGTTTAG
- the rplP gene encoding 50S ribosomal protein L16 gives MGLIPSKQKFRKHQRRRLKGCASRGNTLHYGEFGLQSEECVYLTTNQIESARKAMTHFFKRGGKIWLRVCADKVVTARAAETRMGGGKGAPVKFVVPIKRGHIIFEIAGVSLEDAKQAFTLASYKLPMAVKLVVKQ, from the coding sequence GTGGGCCTAATACCATCGAAGCAAAAGTTTAGGAAACACCAGCGCCGCCGGCTGAAAGGCTGTGCGTCGCGGGGAAATACCCTGCATTACGGCGAGTTCGGGCTGCAGTCCGAAGAGTGCGTCTATTTGACGACCAACCAGATCGAATCGGCCAGAAAAGCGATGACCCACTTCTTTAAAAGAGGGGGAAAGATCTGGCTTAGGGTTTGCGCCGACAAAGTTGTCACCGCCCGGGCGGCTGAGACCAGAATGGGTGGAGGCAAAGGGGCGCCGGTCAAATTTGTGGTGCCGATCAAACGGGGCCACATTATTTTTGAAATTGCCGGGGTTAGCCTGGAAGACGCGAAACAAGCCTTTACTTTGGCCAGCTACAAGCTCCCCATGGCGGTTAAACTAGTGGTGAAGCAATAA
- the rpmC gene encoding 50S ribosomal protein L29, producing the protein MNTKELRELTINELVKKVSDLRRELFNLRLQKSNQQVKNPLKQRELRRTIARVLTITAQKKNVQPVKSKEAK; encoded by the coding sequence ATGAATACCAAAGAATTACGCGAACTGACGATAAACGAGCTGGTCAAGAAGGTTTCTGACCTTCGGCGGGAGCTATTTAACCTGCGGCTCCAAAAATCAAACCAGCAGGTCAAGAATCCCCTGAAACAGAGGGAGCTGCGCCGGACGATCGCCAGGGTCTTGACGATCACCGCTCAAAAGAAAAATGTCCAACCGGTCAAATCCAAGGAGGCTAAATAG
- the rpsQ gene encoding 30S ribosomal protein S17 — MERGNPKVRQGVVVSDKMQKTVVVKVERVFRHPKYHKIIRTAKNFKAHDEQNQCKAGDLVEIMETRPISKDKRWRVVRRVNVDSAA; from the coding sequence GTGGAAAGAGGGAATCCCAAAGTCAGACAAGGGGTCGTGGTCAGCGACAAGATGCAGAAGACCGTGGTTGTTAAAGTTGAACGGGTTTTCCGGCATCCGAAATATCATAAGATAATCCGGACGGCGAAAAACTTCAAAGCGCATGATGAGCAAAATCAGTGCAAAGCCGGCGACCTTGTGGAGATCATGGAAACAAGGCCGATCTCCAAGGATAAACGGTGGCGCGTAGTCAGGAGGGTTAACGTTGATTCAGCCGCGTAG
- the rplN gene encoding 50S ribosomal protein L14, which yields MIQPRSICKVADNSGARTVMIIRCLGGSNRKFSEIGDMVVAVVKEVLPNMTVKDGEIVNAVVVRTKKKRRRSDGSFVCFDDNAVVIVAKDKNPRGTRVFGPIARELRERDYMKIISLAPEVV from the coding sequence TTGATTCAGCCGCGTAGTATATGTAAAGTTGCCGACAACAGCGGGGCCCGGACCGTTATGATCATTAGATGCCTCGGGGGATCTAACCGCAAGTTTTCCGAAATTGGCGATATGGTTGTTGCGGTGGTCAAAGAGGTCCTGCCGAACATGACCGTCAAAGACGGCGAGATCGTCAACGCGGTAGTGGTCAGGACCAAGAAGAAGCGCCGCCGGAGCGACGGGTCCTTTGTTTGTTTCGACGATAACGCTGTCGTGATCGTGGCGAAAGACAAAAATCCCCGCGGCACCAGGGTGTTCGGCCCGATCGCCAGGGAATTGCGAGAGAGAGACTACATGAAGATCATTTCTCTGGCTCCGGAAGTGGTGTAA
- the rplX gene encoding 50S ribosomal protein L24, translated as MANTRIKKGDTIIMLSGKNKGKKGKVIKVFPEKMTIVVEGINVAKRHQKPMQKSPGGIIDKALPFAVSKAILVCPRCGKPTRISVTNIDGKNRRTCRKCKEIMDKV; from the coding sequence ATGGCAAATACCAGAATAAAAAAAGGCGATACGATCATTATGCTTTCCGGCAAGAACAAAGGAAAGAAGGGAAAGGTCATTAAGGTTTTTCCGGAGAAGATGACGATCGTTGTGGAAGGGATCAACGTGGCCAAGCGCCATCAGAAGCCGATGCAAAAGAGCCCGGGAGGCATTATTGATAAAGCGCTTCCATTTGCCGTGTCAAAGGCGATCCTGGTCTGTCCGCGCTGTGGCAAGCCGACCCGGATCTCGGTCACCAATATCGATGGAAAGAACCGGCGGACTTGCCGGAAATGCAAAGAAATAATGGACAAGGTATAA
- the rplE gene encoding 50S ribosomal protein L5 encodes MKDLQQEYQKHIIKKLQDKHKYANVMSIPRLKKVVINRGVGEARENAKAIDVSAAELSSIVGQKPLIINSKKAIAAFKLKGNIPIGLKVTLRGKRMWQFLNKLISISLPKIRDFKGVNPKSFDGRGNYSLGIKEQLIFPEVDYNKVDAVRGMDITFVTTAKTDAEARDLLEAFGIPFRTHDA; translated from the coding sequence ATGAAAGATCTGCAGCAGGAATATCAAAAACATATCATTAAAAAGCTCCAAGACAAGCACAAATATGCCAACGTCATGTCGATACCGCGGCTGAAAAAGGTCGTGATCAATCGCGGCGTCGGTGAGGCGCGCGAAAATGCCAAAGCGATCGATGTTTCGGCGGCGGAGCTCTCCAGCATAGTCGGCCAGAAACCGCTTATCATCAACAGCAAGAAGGCGATCGCCGCGTTCAAGCTCAAGGGGAATATTCCCATCGGTTTGAAGGTCACGCTTCGCGGCAAGCGGATGTGGCAGTTCCTGAACAAATTGATCAGTATTTCTTTGCCAAAGATCCGTGATTTTAAAGGGGTTAATCCCAAGTCGTTCGATGGCCGGGGAAATTATTCCCTTGGGATCAAGGAACAGTTGATCTTCCCGGAAGTTGATTATAACAAGGTTGACGCGGTTCGGGGAATGGATATTACATTTGTGACCACGGCGAAGACCGATGCCGAGGCCAGGGACCTGCTGGAAGCATTTGGCATCCCATTCCGGACCCATGACGCGTAA
- a CDS encoding type Z 30S ribosomal protein S14: MAKKCWLERLKREPKFSTRTVHRCFMCGRRRAYIRKFGLCRMCFRKMAHQGQIPGVVKSSW, from the coding sequence ATGGCGAAAAAATGTTGGCTTGAAAGATTAAAGCGCGAGCCGAAGTTCTCGACCAGGACGGTCCACCGCTGTTTCATGTGCGGTAGGCGCCGGGCCTACATCAGGAAGTTCGGTTTGTGCCGCATGTGCTTTAGAAAAATGGCCCACCAGGGACAGATCCCCGGCGTGGTCAAATCAAGCTGGTAA
- the rpsH gene encoding 30S ribosomal protein S8 codes for MDPIADLLVRVNNAIKVKKEAVDIPHSSVKEGIVKILQEEGFVGKFDIVARMNKKVLRVALKYNENRKSPIVGVKRISTPGRRVYVGSQAIPRVQSGFGLAIISTPKGLMTDDNARRQKIGGEVLCFVW; via the coding sequence ATGGATCCAATAGCTGATTTGTTAGTCAGGGTAAATAACGCGATCAAAGTCAAAAAAGAGGCGGTCGATATTCCTCATTCCAGCGTCAAAGAAGGGATCGTCAAGATCCTGCAGGAAGAGGGATTCGTCGGCAAATTTGACATTGTCGCCAGGATGAACAAGAAGGTTTTGCGGGTTGCCTTGAAATACAATGAAAACCGCAAGAGCCCGATCGTCGGGGTCAAGCGGATCAGCACTCCCGGCCGCCGGGTCTATGTCGGCAGCCAGGCCATTCCGCGGGTCCAGTCCGGTTTCGGGCTGGCAATTATTTCTACCCCAAAAGGGTTAATGACCGACGACAACGCCCGCCGGCAGAAGATCGGCGGCGAAGTCTTGTGTTTCGTTTGGTAG
- the rplF gene encoding 50S ribosomal protein L6, which translates to MGRIGKRILEVPKGVEIKLAPDGTISAKGPKGTIAFVMKPVVKVEIDNGKLTTVLASTDRQALAIQGLYNSMIENMITGVTKGFEKELDLVGVGYRATMAGKKLQLQLGYSHPVEFEPPQGIDFEVQGGTRVRVKGIDAQKVGQIAAEIRLTRKVEPYKGKGIRYVGEKVRRKAGKAAKATSGGK; encoded by the coding sequence ATGGGAAGAATAGGTAAACGAATATTGGAAGTTCCCAAAGGGGTTGAGATCAAACTCGCTCCTGATGGGACTATCAGCGCCAAAGGCCCCAAAGGGACCATTGCTTTTGTGATGAAGCCGGTCGTTAAAGTTGAGATCGATAACGGCAAGCTCACCACGGTTTTGGCTTCGACCGATCGACAGGCGCTGGCGATCCAGGGCCTCTACAACAGCATGATCGAGAATATGATCACCGGAGTGACCAAAGGGTTTGAAAAGGAACTTGACCTGGTCGGGGTCGGATATCGTGCCACGATGGCGGGGAAAAAGCTGCAGTTGCAGCTTGGCTACTCCCATCCGGTCGAGTTTGAGCCGCCCCAGGGTATTGATTTTGAGGTTCAGGGGGGGACCCGGGTCAGGGTCAAAGGGATCGACGCGCAAAAAGTAGGACAGATCGCCGCGGAGATCAGGCTGACCAGAAAAGTTGAACCTTATAAAGGAAAAGGGATCCGCTACGTTGGCGAAAAAGTCAGGCGTAAGGCCGGTAAAGCGGCCAAGGCGACCTCGGGAGGCAAGTAG
- the rplR gene encoding 50S ribosomal protein L18, with protein MAIRKKKVFGTMERPRLSVFRGIRNIHAQVIVDSESRTLVSASTVEKGLIKNGGNLAAAKKIGSLIAERAKAKGIKRVVFDRGSFIYHGRVKALADAAREGGLEF; from the coding sequence ATGGCGATCAGAAAAAAGAAAGTATTTGGGACTATGGAGCGGCCGCGATTATCAGTTTTTCGCGGGATCAGGAATATCCATGCCCAGGTCATTGTCGATAGCGAAAGCCGGACCCTGGTTTCCGCTTCGACGGTTGAAAAAGGGCTCATCAAGAACGGCGGCAATCTTGCCGCGGCCAAAAAGATCGGGAGCTTGATCGCCGAGCGGGCGAAAGCCAAAGGGATCAAGCGGGTGGTCTTTGACCGTGGTTCGTTCATTTATCACGGCAGAGTCAAGGCTCTGGCCGACGCGGCTCGAGAAGGAGGACTGGAATTCTAA
- the rpsE gene encoding 30S ribosomal protein S5, producing MRPQDRDSEFKEKVVSIARVTKVVKGGKKMGFRAVVVVGDMKNRVGLGIGKAAEVSAAIRKGVEAAKRGITSVPIINGSIPHDVHGKFSASKVVLRPAPRGTGVIAGGSVRTILELAGVKNIVAKKIGSANSINVARATLNGLSLLKRLEAITQERGKEPNVKYVKSE from the coding sequence ATGAGACCTCAAGACAGGGATTCTGAATTTAAAGAAAAGGTTGTCAGCATTGCCCGGGTTACCAAGGTCGTTAAAGGGGGCAAAAAAATGGGCTTCCGGGCCGTTGTCGTTGTTGGCGATATGAAGAACCGGGTCGGCCTGGGGATCGGGAAAGCGGCGGAAGTTTCGGCCGCGATCCGCAAAGGGGTTGAAGCGGCCAAAAGAGGGATCACCTCGGTGCCGATCATCAACGGTTCTATTCCCCATGACGTTCACGGTAAATTTTCGGCCAGCAAAGTGGTGCTCCGCCCGGCGCCGCGGGGGACCGGCGTTATTGCCGGAGGGTCGGTCAGGACGATCCTGGAATTAGCCGGGGTTAAAAATATCGTCGCCAAAAAAATTGGCTCGGCCAATTCGATCAATGTCGCCAGAGCAACGCTTAACGGGCTTAGCCTTCTCAAGCGGCTCGAAGCAATCACCCAGGAAAGAGGAAAGGAACCAAACGTAAAATATGTTAAATCTGAGTAA
- the rplO gene encoding 50S ribosomal protein L15, whose translation MLNLSNLRPQTGSKKRKKRVGRGTSSGLGKTCGRGHKGQTSRSGGTKGSRFEGGQTPLYRRLPKRGFKNHPFRVVYQVFNLFELDKAKKATGLIKILGSGEVTGPVEVKAHKVSATARKKIEAAGGKIINA comes from the coding sequence ATGTTAAATCTGAGTAATTTGCGGCCCCAGACGGGCTCAAAGAAAAGAAAAAAACGGGTCGGCCGCGGGACCAGCTCCGGACTTGGCAAAACTTGCGGCCGGGGACACAAGGGCCAGACCAGCCGTTCCGGCGGGACCAAGGGATCACGCTTTGAAGGGGGACAAACCCCGCTTTACCGCCGTTTGCCAAAACGCGGCTTCAAGAACCATCCGTTCCGGGTCGTTTACCAGGTGTTCAACCTGTTCGAATTGGATAAAGCGAAGAAAGCGACCGGATTGATCAAGATCCTCGGTTCCGGCGAAGTGACCGGGCCGGTCGAGGTCAAAGCTCACAAGGTCAGCGCCACGGCCAGAAAGAAGATCGAAGCGGCCGGCGGGAAAATAATTAATGCTTAA
- the secY gene encoding preprotein translocase subunit SecY, with translation MLNFVSGLVNIADLRKKFLFTIGMIVLFRVGVHVPVPGIDTVKLQHLFGGGNILGFLDLFTGGAFMRFSLFAMGIVPYINASIIMQLMQVVVPQLEELAKEGDSGRKQIASYTRYLTVVLAAFQSFGMSFWLRGVMVDGYSFGLFLLGTVVSLTAGSTLVMWFGELITERGIGNGASVLIFVGIVSRIPTYIGQTVTLVRGGASFFGVIVLLAAFLVMIVAIVLVQEAQRRIPVQYAKRIIGRKMYGGQSTYIPMRINQGGVIPIIFASSVLLFPATVAQFIPNPVVQKLVQMISPSGSLYMVFYFILIFFFTYFYTAITFNPNDLAENIKKYGGFVLGIRPGKPTAQYLEYVITRLTLVGALFLSLVAVIPTIVESLTHVTSFQGLGATALLIMVGVALDLVRQIQTHLVSRQYEGIIA, from the coding sequence ATGCTTAATTTTGTTTCCGGTTTGGTCAACATTGCCGATCTGAGAAAAAAGTTTTTGTTCACGATCGGGATGATCGTTCTGTTCCGGGTCGGGGTCCATGTCCCGGTCCCGGGGATCGATACGGTCAAGCTGCAGCATCTGTTTGGCGGAGGCAATATCCTTGGTTTCCTGGACCTGTTCACCGGTGGAGCGTTCATGCGATTCTCGCTTTTTGCGATGGGGATCGTTCCTTACATCAACGCTTCGATCATCATGCAGCTGATGCAGGTCGTTGTCCCCCAGCTCGAAGAGCTGGCCAAAGAAGGGGACTCCGGACGCAAGCAGATCGCGAGTTATACTCGATATTTAACGGTCGTTCTGGCCGCCTTTCAGTCTTTCGGTATGTCCTTCTGGCTGCGGGGGGTCATGGTTGACGGCTACAGTTTCGGTCTTTTCCTGCTGGGAACGGTTGTTTCCCTGACCGCAGGCAGTACCTTGGTAATGTGGTTTGGCGAATTGATCACTGAACGCGGGATCGGCAACGGGGCTTCGGTCCTGATCTTTGTCGGTATCGTCTCCCGGATCCCGACCTATATCGGACAGACGGTGACCCTGGTCAGGGGTGGAGCTTCATTTTTTGGCGTGATCGTCCTTCTGGCCGCCTTTTTGGTGATGATCGTGGCTATCGTGCTGGTCCAGGAGGCGCAGCGCCGGATCCCGGTGCAGTATGCCAAGAGGATCATTGGCCGGAAGATGTACGGCGGGCAGTCTACCTACATTCCGATGAGGATCAATCAGGGTGGGGTGATCCCGATCATTTTTGCTTCTTCGGTCCTGCTCTTTCCGGCGACCGTGGCTCAGTTCATCCCGAATCCGGTCGTGCAAAAGCTGGTCCAGATGATCTCGCCGTCAGGAAGTTTGTATATGGTATTTTACTTTATCCTGATCTTTTTCTTTACTTACTTTTATACGGCGATCACGTTCAATCCGAACGACCTGGCCGAGAACATCAAGAAATACGGCGGATTTGTTCTGGGGATCAGGCCGGGCAAGCCGACCGCCCAGTATCTGGAATACGTTATTACCAGGCTGACCCTGGTCGGTGCCCTTTTCCTGTCGCTGGTCGCGGTCATTCCGACAATTGTCGAGAGCCTGACCCACGTGACTTCGTTCCAGGGGCTGGGGGCGACCGCGCTGCTGATCATGGTTGGCGTGGCTCTTGACCTGGTCAGGCAGATCCAGACCCATTTGGTGTCGCGTCAATATGAAGGGATAATCGCATGA